Proteins co-encoded in one Rhopalosiphum maidis isolate BTI-1 chromosome 2, ASM367621v3, whole genome shotgun sequence genomic window:
- the LOC113551398 gene encoding rRNA-processing protein FCF1 homolog, with protein MTKTKKSKKILNKQFAVMKKTIKPTDTRIKEEKRTIIKKKINENKTVTVRQVAQTSSALFFQFNTQLGPPYHILVDTNFISFSIKYKMDVVQNMMDCLYAKCIPYVTDCIVGELEKLGQKYKIALKIVKDPRFQRIQCMHPGTYADDCLVQRVTQHKCYIVATCDRDLKRRIRKIPGVPIMYIAQRRYTIERMPDAYGAPKK; from the exons ATG ACTAAGACcaagaaaagtaaaaaaattcttaacaaACAATTTGCTGTTATGAAGAAAACAATCAAACCAACAGACACAAGAAT aaaagaagaaaaaagaactataattaagaaaaaaataaatgaaaataaaactgtcACCGTTCGTCaagt agCTCAAACAAGTTCGGCCTTGTTTTTCCAGTTTAACACACAGTTAGGACCTCCATATCATATCTTAGTAGATACcaattttatcagtttttctataaaatataaaatggatGTAGTTCAGAATATGATGGATTGTCTATATGCAAAAT GTATACCATATGTAACAGACTGTATTGTTGGTGAATTGGAAAAATTaggacaaaaatataaaatagcattaaaaattgttaaagatCCACGATTCCAAAGAATACAGTGTATGCATCCAGGCACATATGCTGATGATTGTTTAGTTCAACGAGTAACCCAA cataaatgttatatagtaGCTACATGTGATAGGGATTTAAAGAGACGTATTAGAAAAATTCCTGGTGTaccaattatgtatattgctCAAAGAAG atataCCATTGAAAGAATGCCCGATGCTTATGGTGctcctaaaaaataa
- the LOC113551397 gene encoding deubiquitinase OTUD6B translates to MESVNVETKDDILQRHRNEKKDMQCKIQSMKKSVAKGDRKKKKEVAEQTAEIEAKLKHKHLEELNTFTEEDEEPSLIKNLQEVKINDTTVKVSRAEKRRSKKITQLKERQALIEEHDIQNIGGTRHIETQTLVKKLKNLGFVIFDIPSDGNCLYSAVVHQLKEICGQTFTVSEIRLKTSDFIKCNKDDFIPYLSHPDTGEMLTDQQFIDYCYQVANSVQWGGEIELRALSHIFKIPIKVIQAEGSDITIGIEYTNCNKVLTLVFHRHMYGLGEHYNSVCSI, encoded by the coding sequence ATGGAATCAGTAAACGTCGAAACTAAAGATGACATTTTGCAAAGACATAGAAATGAGAAAAAAGATATGCAATGTAAGATTCAATCAATGAAGAAGTCTGTAGCAAAAGGTGATCGGAAAAAGAAGAAAGAAGTTGCTGAGCAAACAGCAGAAATTGAAGCCAAATTAAAGCATAAACATTTAGAAgaactaaatacatttacagAGGAAGATGAAGAACcatctttaattaaaaatttacaagaagttaaaattaatgatactaCTGTTAAAGTTAGTAGAGCTGAAAAACGGCGATCAAAAAAAATCACCCAATTGAAAGAAAGACAAGCATTAATTGAAGAACatgatattcaaaatattggtGGTACACGACATATAGAAACTCAAACTTTAGTTAAGAAACTCAAAAATCtgggttttgttatttttgatattcctTCAGATGGTAATTGCTTATATAGTGCTGTTGTACACCAGCTTAAAGAAATATGTGGACAAACTTTTACTGTATCTGAAATTCGACTTAAAACTTCTGACTTTATTAAATGCAACAAAGATGACTTTATTCCTTATTTGAGTCATCCAGATACTGGAGAGATGTTAACAGATCAACAATTTATTGACTATTGCTATCAAGTAGCAAATTCAGTACAATGGGGTGGTGAAATTGAACTAAGAGCTTTAtcccatattttcaaaataccaaTCAAAGTAATTCAAGCTGAAGGATCTGATATCACTATTGGAATAGAGTATACTAAttgtaataaagtattaacatTAGTGTTTCATCGTCATATGTATGGTTTAGGTGAACATTATAATTCTGTATGCTCAATTTAG
- the LOC113551395 gene encoding DNA repair endonuclease XPF yields MLPYENQMFLDVLHEDGLVICAKGLGLETVILNIIKVFCDPGNLVFVIGSSATEEDFWITQLKKDGIKPLPKILSADTSITEREKIYLQGGVLFVSSRILVVDLLKHRIPIPQITGILVCRAHNILESCQEELALRLYRTENKTGFIKAFSASSQTFTYGFTKIERIMKNLFVPKLYLWPRFHLAVKSSLDKINPEVIELHVELTPAMIEIQTSLLDLINYSIKELKRLNPSLDTEEITVENSISKCFHKILQTQLTPIWHRLSSTTKQLVSDLKLLRNLMMSVTSLDSVRFQSMLLNYSSVDYAHRSSGWLLLDAAETLFITAKRRLFNSKKEICPEHNPKWGGLTEILKEIGQNSKENGEIVLILVQSAKTCCQLKNLLVQGADTLLLNLYKTHIKDKPIISTQKNTTNEELEINENLNNDEELNENDLNNCFTLTQSKNEDGLTFIECANETRNETLKEPIIVLQQYKKDGDFLSLPRTLRELQPKYIVMYDANMTAVRQIEVFQNSDAKFKLVVYFLIFGGSTEEQAYLTTLRREKLLFDFLIKEKAVMVIAKGQDGKDEDCPELARDLGVHPSEMLNDDDKTYNPEEKFVKKDNPKVIVDMREFRSDLPALLYRRGIDIDPVTLQVGDYILTPEMCVERKSIDDLIGSLKSGRLYHQALMMCRHYTKPILLIEFDQNKPFDLQGRFYLSKDMTTSHRNDITSKLQLLTLHFPKLRLVWSPSPFATAELFQELKEGKNEPISSEAAAVGLEAGQNFDEEIYNAIIKDFMSKLPGVTTQNILNLLNKGQSLIHMLRMSLQELKTIAGNSQDAETLYNTLHKKVKSTNEQSSVKPQSSKGFRATMNKKRFKHTNSK; encoded by the exons atgctCCCATACGaaaatcaaatgtttttgGATGTTTTGCATGAGGATGGCCTAGTAATATGTGCtaa gggTCTTGGATTAGAAACTGtgatattgaacataattaaagttttttgtgACCCTGGTAACTTAGTATTTGTTATTGGTTCATCTGCTACTGAAGAAGATTTTTGGattacacaattaaaaaaagatggTATTAAACCATTACCAAAAATACTTTCTGCTGACACTTCAATAACTGAAAG agAAAAAATTTATCTTCAAGGTGgagtattatttgtatcatcTAGAATATTAGTTGTGGATCTTTTAAAACATAGAATTCCCATACCTCAAATAACTGGAATTTTGGTTTGCCGagctcataatatattagaatctTGTCAAGAAGAATTAGCTCTAAGATTGTATCGTACGGAAAAcaaa actgGATTTATTAAAGCTTTTTCAGCTTCCTCACAAACATTTACTTACGGATTTACTAAAATTGAaagaattatgaaaaatttgtttgttCCTAAATTATATCTTTGGCCCAGATTTCATCTTGCTGTTAAGTCAAgcttagataaaataaat cctGAAGTTATTGAGTTACATGTAGAATTAACACCTGCAATGATAGAAATTCAAACATCTTTACTtgatcttataaattattcaattaaagaGTTAAAGAGACTCAATCCTTCA cTTGATACTGAAGAAATTACAGTTGAAAACAgtatatcaaaatgttttcataaaatattacaaacacaATTAACCCCAATTTGGCATAGATTAAGTAGCACAACAAAGCAATTGGTATCTGACCTTAAACTCCTACGTAATTTAATGAT GTCTGTCACATCTTTGGATTCCGTTCGATTTCAATccatgttattaaattattcttctGTTGATTATGCACACCGTAGTTCAGGATGGTTGTTACTTGATGCTGcagaaacattatttattacagcTAAACGTCGTTtgtttaattctaaaaaag aaaTTTGTCCGGAACATAATCCTAAATGGGGAGGATtaacagaaatattaaaagaaattggTCAGAATTCAAAAGAAAATggtgaaattgtattaatacttGTACAATCTGCAAAAACATGTTgtcaattgaaaaat CTTCTTGTTCAAGGAGCAGAtactttacttttaaatttgtataaaacacatattaaaGATAAGCCAATTATATCCACACAAAAGAATACAACTAATGAAGAATTGGAAATAAatgagaatttaaataatgatgagGAATTgaatgaaaatgatttaaataattgtttcacTTTGACTCAAAGTAAAAATGAAGATGGATTGACATTCATTGAATGTGCTAATGAAACTCGG aatgaaacattaaaagaaccaattatagtattacagCAGTATAAAAAAGATGGAGATTTCTTATCTCTTCCGCGTACACTAAGAGAGTTACAACCtaagtatattgttatgtatgaTGCAAACATGACAGCAGTTAGACAAATTGAA gtatttcaaAACTCTGATGCAAAATTTAAGTTAgttgtttactttttaatatttggagGATCCACTGAAGAACAAGCTTATTTAACAACTCTAAGAAgagaaaaattactttttgattTTCTAATCAAAGAAAAAGCA gtaATGGTTATTGCCAAAGGTCAAGATGGTAAAGATGAAGATTGTCCTGAACTAGCTCGTGATTTAGGAGTTCATCCTTCAGAAATGTTGAATGATGATGATAAAACATATAACCCTGAGGAAAAGTTTGTTAAAAAAGATAATCCTAAAGTTATTGTTGATATGCGGGAATTTAGGTCTGATTTGCCTGCGTTACTTTATCGTCGTGGCATTGATATAGACCCAGTCACTTtacaa GTTGgtgattacattttaacacCTGAAATGTGTGTAGAACGAAAAAGTATTGATGACTTGATTGGTTCTTTAAAATCTGGTAGATTATATCATCAAGCTTTAATGATGTGTCGTCATTATACAAAGCCAATATTACTTATCGAGTTTGATCAAAACAAACCGTTTGATTTACAG ggAAGATTTTATCTTAGTAAAGATATGACCACTAGTCATCGAAATGACATTACTTCCAAGTTACAATTGTTAACTTTACATTTTCCAAAACTTCGATTAGTATGGTCTCCCAGTCCTTTTGCTACAGCAGAACTATTTCAAGAACTCAAG gaaGGTAAGAACGAGCCAATATCATCAGAAGCAGCTGCAGTTGGCTTAGAGGCAGGACAAAATTTTGATGAGGAAATATACAATGCAATTATtaag gaTTTTATGAGTAAATTGCCTGGTGTTACtactcaaaatatattaaacttattaaataaaggaCAATCGCTTATACATATGCTGAGAATGTCATTAcaagaattaaaaacaattgctGGTAACTCTCAAGATGCAGAGACTTTGTATAATACACttcataaaaaagtaaaatcaaCCAATGAACAATCTAGTGTTAAACCTCAATCAAGTAAAGGTTTTCGAGcaacaatgaataaaaaacgatttaaacatacaaattcaaaataa
- the LOC113551974 gene encoding flotillin-1 — protein sequence MTWGFVTCGPNEALVISGFCYGKPNLVPGGRAFVWPVIQYCQRICLNTMTIQVDSPKVYTIQGVPLSVTGIAQVKIQGQNEEMLLTACEQFLGKPKEEIHEIALHTLEGHQRAIMGSMTVEEIYKDRKKFSKQVFEVASSDLVNMGITVVSYTIKDIRDEEGYLRALGLARTAEVKRDARIGEAEAKRETTIKEAMAEEERMAAKLINDTEIAKAQRDFELKKAAYDVEIQTKKAEAELAFELQAAKTKQRIKEEQMQIDVVERTQQIAVQEQEIQRRERELEATVRRPAEAEKFRLEKLAQANRTRIILEAEAEAETLRLKGEAESFAIQAKAKADAEQAMKKAEAWREYKKAAIINMVLEALPKLAAEVAAPFENTKKVTMVASGDGDVGAVRLTNEIIQIVNKVPEMVTTLTGVKINDVMNM from the exons atgacTTGGGGTTTTGTTACTTGTGGTCCTAACGAGGCTTTGGTTATATCag gatTTTGCTATGGTAAACCAAATTTGGTTCCTGGTGGAAGAGCATTTGTTTGGCCCGTTATACAATATTGCCagag aatttgtttGAACACTATGACAATACAAGTTGATAGTCCCAAGGTATATACTATCCAAGGTGTGCCTTTATCTGTTACTGGAATAGCTCAG GTAAAAATACAAGGGCAAAATGAAGAAATGCTTTTAACAGCGTGTGAGCAGTTTTTGGGTAAACCCAAGGAGGAGATACATGAAATTGCACTGCATACTCTTGAAGGTCATCAACGAGCAATTATGGGCTCTATGACTGTTGAG GAAATTTATAAAGATCgtaaaaaatttagtaaacaAGTATTTGAAGTAGCTTCTTCAGATTTAGTTAACATGGGTATAACTGTTGTGTCATATACAATAAAAGATATAAGAGATGAAGAG GGTTATCTTAGAGCACTTGGGTTGGCCAGAACTGCGGAAGTTAAACGTGATGCTCGTATAGGAGAAGCAGAAGCAAAAAGAGAAACAACAATTAAAGAAGCTATGGCAGAAGAAGAAAGAATGGCAGCCAA GTTGATCAATGATACAGAAATAGCTAAAGCTCAACGAgattttgaacttaaaaaagCAGCATATGATGTAGAAATTCAAacaaag aaagctGAAGCCGAATTGGCTTTTGAACTTCAAGCTGCAAAAACAAAGCAACGCATAAAAGAAGAACAAATGCAAATTGATGTTGTGGAAAGAACACAACAAATTGCTGTCCAAGAACAAGAAATTCAAAGGCGAGAACGTGAGTTAGAAGCTACTGTAAGAAGACCAGCAGAAGCCGAGAAATTCCg ATTGGAGAAATTAGCTCAAGCAAATAGAACTCGAATTATACTGGAAGCTGAAGCTGAAGCTGAAACACTCAGGCTTAAAGGAGAAGCAGAATCATTTGCTATCCAAGCAAAAGCAAAAGCTGATGCAGAACAAGCAATGAAAAAAGCAGAAGCATGGAGAGAATACAAAAAAGctgctattattaatatggttCTTGAAGCATTACCAAag cttGCTGCTGAAGTTGCAGCTccttttgaaaatacaaaaaaggtTACAATGGTGGCTAGTGGAGATGGGGATGTGGGGGCTGTAAGATTGACaaatgaaattattcaaattgttaataaagtGCCTGAAATGGTAACTACATTAACTggagttaaaataaatgatgtcAT GAATATGTAA